The DNA region CGCCTCGCCAATCTCCTGATGGACGGCGACGCGGTAAAGGTCATCGACTTCGACGACTGCGGTTTCTCGTGGTTCCTCTACGACTGCGCCACGACGGTTTCGTTTTTCGAAGACGCGCCCGAGGTGCCCGACCTGATCGGGGCCTGGATACGCGGCTACCGCCGCTTCCGCAGCCTCTCGCCCGAGGAAGAGGCGGAGATTCCGACCTTCGTCATGCTGCGCCGGATCCTGCTCGTCGCTTGGATCGGCTCGCATGCCGACACAGACCTCGCCCGCTCCATGGGCGTCGCCTACACCCAAGGCACGGTGCCGCTGTGCGAGCGCTACCTTTCCCGCTTTGGCTAGCGCCCTCACCCTCCGAGAGAGGCGGAGTTTGCGCGAGGGGACGGTACTTCTTCACCTCTCCCCGTTGGGGAGAGGTCGGCCGCGTCCATGACGCGGCCCGGTGAGGAGGGCCTGAGCAGCACGTCCTCTCACTTCAACGCATCCAGGCTCTCAAGCAGGATCTGGCCGCCGTCGACGATGATCGTCTGCCCGGTGATGTAGGCCGCTTCCTTCGACGCGAGGAACAGCGCCGCGTAGCCGATATCCTCGACCTCGCCCAGCGCCTTGAGCGGGATCGATTGCGCCATCGACTGCAGATACTCCTCGCCAAGCGCGATCAACCCCTCCGTCTTGATGTTGCCCGGCAGCACGGCGTTGACGGTGATCTTGTACTTCGCAAGCTCGAGGCATGCCGTGCGCAGGAAGCCGAGCTGGCCGGCCTTGCTGGCACCGTAATGCGTCCACCCCGGAAAGCCGGTGACCGGCCCCGTGATCGACGACGTGATCACGACGCGCCCTTGGTCCGACGCCTTGAGCCCCGGCAGGCAAGCCTTGAGCGACAGGAACGTCCCCTTGAGGTTGGTGTCCAATACCTGATCCCAATCCTCGGGCGAAAGCTCTTCGATCGTGCCCTGCGGGAAGATGCCGGCGTTGGCACAAAGCACGTCAAGCCCACCGTGACGCGACTGCGCCGCCTCCGCCATCGCCTGAGTATCGTCCAACTTCGTGACGTCGGCAGCAATGCCGGATGCGGTGCCGCCAGCCGCCTTGATTTCCTCGGCCGTGGCCTCGGCATCGGACAGCGTTCGCGACACCACGAGCACCTTGGCGCCGTTTTTCGCGAAGACCTTCGCGATCCCCTTGCCGATGCCCTTGCTTCCGCCCGTGACGATGACCGACCGGCCTGCAATCGAAGTCAGCATGCGATACCCCCGAATGAATGACACGGTTTCGAGTTTGACGGAGGCCCGCATTCGCTGCAACGTTCTCGTGCGAGAAACATGCTGGTGTTGACGCGGCCCAGCGGAGGTACCGTGACTGGAACGCAAAAGATCCTTGAGCTGAACGCCTTCGATATGAAGAGCGGCGCCGACTCGCTCGACCCAGCCGCGGCGGCACTGGTCCGACGCCGCCGCGCCACGTTCGGCCCCACCTCGATGCTGTTCTACAAGCGTCCGCTGCACGTCGTGCGCGCCGAAGGCGTCTGGCTCATCGAGGCCGATGGCACGCGCTGCCTCGACGCCTACAACAATGTTCCCTCGATCGGGCATTGCCACCCCGCCGTCACGGAGGCCGTCAGCCGGCAGATCGGCATTCTGAACGTGCACACGCGCTATCTGCACGAAGGCGTCTACGCCTACGCCGAGCGCCTTCTTGCAACCATGCCTGAGGAAATCTCGAACATCGTCTTCACCTGCACGGGCAGCGAGAGCGCCGATCTTGCGATCCGCATCGCCCGCAGCCTGACGGCCCGCACGGGGCTGATCGCCACCGAGAACGCTTACCACGGCAACACGCTCGCGGTGACGCAGGTCTCGCCCTCCTCCGCCACGACCGAGCCGCTCCCACCGCACGTGGTGCTCGTACCCGCACCCGACACCTACCGCGGCGGCACCGAGGGGCTTGGCGCGCGCTTTACAGCCGACGTCCGCGACGCCATCGAGACCCTGCACGGCCGCGGCCTCGCCCCCGCCGCTCTGATCGCCGACACTATCTTCTCGAGCGACGGCATTTTCCCGGGCGATCCCGGCTTCCTCACGGGGGCCGTGGCCGCGATCCGCGACGCGGGCGGCCTGTTCATCGCCGACGAAGTGCAGCCGGGCTTTGCACGCACGGGCGAAGCCACGTGGGGCTTTGCGCGCCACGGCATCGTTCCGGACATGGCCATCATGGGCAAGCCGATGGGTAACGGCTACCCCATGGGTGCTGTCGCCATCCGGCCGGACCTCTTGGCCAGCTTCGGCAGCCGCAACGGGTATTTCAACACCTTCGGCGGCAACCCGGTCGCGGCAGCCGCCGGCCTTGCCGTGCTCGAAACGATTGCCAACGAAGACCTGCAGCAAAACGCGCTCGAAACCGGAACCTACCTGCGCGACAGCCTCGCGGCATTCACGAAAACGCACCCGTCGATTGGCGACGTGCGCGGTTCCGGTCTCTATATCGGCGTCGAGATCGTGTCCGACCCGGACAGCGGCGCGCCGGACCAGGCCGCAGCCGAGCTGCTCGTCAACGCCATGCGCGAGCGCAATGTGCTGATCGGCACCGCCGGCAAGTTCGGCAACGTGCTCAAGATCCGCCCGCCCCTCGCCTTCCGGCGCAAGCACGCCGACATCTTCCTCGAGGCTTTCGCCGCCGCTCTCGCATAGCCCTACACTTCGAAAGGATACGCATGGAGCCGAAGCTGTTCATCGATGGCGCCTGGGTCGACGCCGCTCAGGGTGGCACGCTCGATGTCATAAATCCCGCGACCGAGCGCCCCTTCGCCGCCATCGCAGCCGGCAGCGCAACCGACATCGACCGCGCGGTAGCCGCCGCAAAACGCGCAGGAAAAGGTCCATGGGGACGCACCACGGGGCGCGAACGCGCCGCACTTCTGCGCGCCATCGCGGCGGGCATTGAAGCCGAGAAGGACCGCCTCGCGCGCCTCGAGGTGGAAGATAACGGCAAGCCGCTCGCGGAGGCTGAAGGCGACATCGCCGACACAATCTATTGCTTCAACCTCTACGCCACCTACGCCGAGGAATTGGACGCGCGCCAGGGCGAGCCGATCGCTGTACCGGACGCCCGTTTTTCAACGCGCGTCAAATACGTCCCTGCCGGCGTCGCCGGCCTCATCGTGCCGTGGAATTATCCGCTGCTGATGGCAGCCTGGAAAGTTGCACCCGCCATCGCAGCCGGCTGCACGCTGGTTCTGAAGCCCTCGGAATACACGCCACTCTCCGCGCTCGAGCTGGCACGCATCTGCCACGAGGCCGGCGTTCCGCCCGGCGTCGTCAACGTCGTCACCGGCCTCGGCCGCGACGCAGGCGCGCCCCTCGCGGCTCACCCCGACGTCAGCAAGCTCGCCTTCACGGGGTCCGTACCGACCGGCATCGCCGTCGCCACCGCCGCTGCGCAGGATGTCAAGAGTCTCAGCCTCGAGCTTGGCGGCAAATCGCCCATCGTCGTCTTCGCCGACGCCGACCTCGATCAGGTCGTCGAGTGGGTGATGTTCGGC from Hyphomicrobium sp. CS1GBMeth3 includes:
- a CDS encoding aspartate aminotransferase family protein — encoded protein: MLELNAFDMKSGADSLDPAAAALVRRRRATFGPTSMLFYKRPLHVVRAEGVWLIEADGTRCLDAYNNVPSIGHCHPAVTEAVSRQIGILNVHTRYLHEGVYAYAERLLATMPEEISNIVFTCTGSESADLAIRIARSLTARTGLIATENAYHGNTLAVTQVSPSSATTEPLPPHVVLVPAPDTYRGGTEGLGARFTADVRDAIETLHGRGLAPAALIADTIFSSDGIFPGDPGFLTGAVAAIRDAGGLFIADEVQPGFARTGEATWGFARHGIVPDMAIMGKPMGNGYPMGAVAIRPDLLASFGSRNGYFNTFGGNPVAAAAGLAVLETIANEDLQQNALETGTYLRDSLAAFTKTHPSIGDVRGSGLYIGVEIVSDPDSGAPDQAAAELLVNAMRERNVLIGTAGKFGNVLKIRPPLAFRRKHADIFLEAFAAALA
- a CDS encoding aldehyde dehydrogenase family protein yields the protein MEPKLFIDGAWVDAAQGGTLDVINPATERPFAAIAAGSATDIDRAVAAAKRAGKGPWGRTTGRERAALLRAIAAGIEAEKDRLARLEVEDNGKPLAEAEGDIADTIYCFNLYATYAEELDARQGEPIAVPDARFSTRVKYVPAGVAGLIVPWNYPLLMAAWKVAPAIAAGCTLVLKPSEYTPLSALELARICHEAGVPPGVVNVVTGLGRDAGAPLAAHPDVSKLAFTGSVPTGIAVATAAAQDVKSLSLELGGKSPIVVFADADLDQVVEWVMFGIFWNQGQVCSATSRLIAERSIAPRLVERLAEEARKIVIGDGMTEGVQLGPLVSRAQYDKVLGYMEVGKREATLVTGGGRPAGFNAGYFVEPTIFTDVPADARIWKEEIFGPILSVAAFDSENHALDLANTTEFGLAAAVMTKDIERAERVADRFEAGVVWINCSQPNFLEPPWGGMKKSGVGRELGTWGLMNFLEPKQITAYQSSEPWGWYLKNTQNG
- the fabG gene encoding 3-oxoacyl-ACP reductase FabG, encoding MLTSIAGRSVIVTGGSKGIGKGIAKVFAKNGAKVLVVSRTLSDAEATAEEIKAAGGTASGIAADVTKLDDTQAMAEAAQSRHGGLDVLCANAGIFPQGTIEELSPEDWDQVLDTNLKGTFLSLKACLPGLKASDQGRVVITSSITGPVTGFPGWTHYGASKAGQLGFLRTACLELAKYKITVNAVLPGNIKTEGLIALGEEYLQSMAQSIPLKALGEVEDIGYAALFLASKEAAYITGQTIIVDGGQILLESLDALK